In one window of Phycisphaerales bacterium DNA:
- the tyrS gene encoding tyrosine--tRNA ligase, whose product MPETSKQIDLLDELRWRGLLHQCTDEEGLAQHLSESPRRIYNGFDPTADSLTIGNLVPIMTLVHVAQAGHEPIVVMGGGTGLVGDPSGKSAERQLTSRERIEANVNAQRPIFGSVFRGAGLAEPPILNNLEWLGKVSFLDALRDVGKHFSVNQMIQRDSVRDRLHGREQGISYTEFSYMILQALDFAHLHLTKKVTVQCGGSDQWGNIVSGTDLIRRLMVELPMTRQRPAWLSTEAGDTVVREELERRAAAFGFTMPLVTKADGSKFGKSESGAVWLTATRTSPYDYYQFWLNTPDADVGRFLKIFTLLDRGAIEDLLRRHEAEPGKRLAQQALAEHATTLLHGRGECAGAVQAAQALFSGDLASLDADALEAAVADAPSIHHPRADLADGVALIDLLLATKLASSKREAREFLAAGAIRVNGKPHDGSTPITAADLLHDRLTVLKRGKKKQAVVRWVD is encoded by the coding sequence ATGCCCGAGACTTCCAAACAGATTGACCTCCTCGACGAACTCCGCTGGCGGGGCCTGCTCCACCAGTGCACCGACGAGGAAGGGCTGGCCCAGCACCTGAGCGAATCCCCGAGGCGGATCTACAACGGCTTCGACCCGACCGCCGATTCGCTGACCATCGGCAACCTCGTGCCCATCATGACCCTGGTCCACGTCGCCCAGGCGGGGCACGAGCCCATCGTCGTCATGGGCGGAGGTACCGGACTGGTCGGAGATCCGTCAGGCAAGAGCGCCGAGCGGCAGCTCACCAGCCGCGAGCGGATCGAGGCCAACGTCAACGCCCAGCGGCCGATCTTCGGCAGCGTCTTCAGGGGCGCCGGGCTGGCCGAGCCGCCCATCCTGAACAATCTCGAATGGCTGGGCAAGGTCAGCTTCCTCGACGCCCTGCGCGACGTGGGCAAGCACTTCAGCGTCAACCAGATGATCCAGCGAGACTCGGTCCGCGACCGGCTGCACGGCCGCGAGCAGGGCATCAGCTACACCGAGTTCAGCTACATGATCCTCCAGGCGCTCGACTTCGCCCACCTCCACCTGACCAAAAAGGTCACCGTCCAGTGCGGCGGCAGCGATCAGTGGGGCAACATCGTCTCGGGCACCGACCTCATCCGCCGGCTCATGGTCGAGCTGCCCATGACCCGCCAGCGCCCCGCGTGGCTGAGCACCGAGGCCGGCGACACGGTCGTTCGCGAGGAGCTCGAACGCCGGGCCGCCGCCTTCGGCTTCACGATGCCTTTGGTGACCAAGGCCGACGGAAGCAAGTTCGGCAAGAGCGAGAGCGGCGCGGTGTGGCTGACGGCCACGCGCACGAGCCCCTACGACTACTACCAGTTCTGGCTCAACACGCCCGACGCCGACGTGGGCCGCTTCCTCAAGATCTTCACGCTGCTCGACCGCGGGGCGATCGAGGACCTGCTCCGCCGCCACGAGGCCGAGCCGGGCAAGCGCCTGGCCCAGCAGGCTTTGGCCGAGCACGCCACCACGCTGCTGCACGGCCGGGGCGAGTGCGCCGGCGCGGTGCAGGCGGCGCAGGCCCTCTTCTCGGGCGACCTGGCGTCGCTGGACGCCGACGCGCTGGAGGCCGCCGTTGCCGATGCGCCGAGCATCCACCACCCGCGCGCCGACCTGGCGGATGGCGTGGCGCTCATCGACCTGCTGCTGGCCACCAAGCTCGCCTCGAGCAAGCGCGAGGCGCGCGAGTTCCTGGCAGCCGGAGCGATCCGCGTGAACGGCAAACCCCACGATGGCTCGACGCCCATCACCGCGGCCGATCTGCTGCACGACCGGCTGACCGTGCTCAAGCGGGGCAAGAAGAAGCAGGCCGTGGTCCGCTGGGTGGACTAA
- a CDS encoding type II secretion system protein — protein MPRHRQAAFTLIELLVVIAIIAVLISILLPSLGAARSLAKSTRELAAAQQTMVAFQLYAQDNDGRLLSGMPAVGDVVGRDAPMDDRGEPITDPRIAQRYPWRLAPYVDYNFRGLYEDRALATLRDRRADFQYVVSLYPSLGMNVAYVGGSVNHLGDRTSQRIFGKVFLERDDQANRPTEVIAFASARFRGPGTIEELPDPEGFFRVEAPTFGAGWQDSYDDGATNPGLNSGFVSLRHGGKAVTAMLDGHAEVLGWQELRDMRRWADQADSSDWAPEPRR, from the coding sequence ATGCCACGCCACCGCCAAGCCGCCTTCACGCTCATCGAGCTCCTGGTCGTCATCGCGATCATCGCCGTCCTGATCTCCATCCTTCTGCCCAGCCTGGGGGCCGCCCGCTCGCTGGCCAAGTCGACCCGCGAGTTGGCCGCCGCCCAGCAGACCATGGTCGCCTTCCAGCTCTACGCCCAGGACAATGACGGCCGCCTGCTCAGCGGCATGCCCGCCGTGGGCGACGTCGTGGGCCGCGACGCTCCGATGGACGATCGGGGCGAGCCGATCACCGACCCCCGGATCGCCCAGCGCTACCCGTGGCGCCTGGCCCCCTATGTCGATTACAACTTCCGCGGGCTCTATGAAGACCGGGCCCTGGCGACCCTGCGCGATCGTCGGGCCGACTTCCAGTACGTCGTGAGCCTCTACCCCAGCCTCGGCATGAACGTCGCCTACGTCGGCGGCAGCGTGAACCACCTGGGCGATCGCACCAGCCAGCGCATCTTCGGCAAGGTCTTCCTGGAGCGTGACGACCAGGCCAATCGGCCCACCGAGGTCATCGCCTTCGCCTCGGCCCGCTTCCGCGGGCCCGGCACCATCGAGGAGCTGCCCGACCCCGAGGGCTTCTTCAGGGTCGAGGCCCCGACCTTCGGCGCCGGCTGGCAGGACAGCTATGACGACGGGGCGACCAACCCCGGCCTCAACAGCGGCTTCGTGAGCCTGCGGCACGGTGGAAAGGCCGTGACGGCGATGCTCGACGGACACGCCGAGGTGCTGGGGTGGCAAGAGCTGAGGGACATGCGCCGGTGGGCGGACCAGGCGGACAGCTCGGACTGGGCGCCCGAGCCGCGGCGGTAG
- a CDS encoding GC-type dockerin domain-anchored protein: MPRPVNAVASAALLALAGATFAQTGPISLSFDEPARDRWNYPFSASPGVRTNASIFGATGIEGFDDRDAQFVIGFDTASEIPTGLGAGAFRVVSARVTLVIDNDLQFVYDDSADPLASFFDPADPDYVEDTSAGRPIELYATGYRNGFTIESWEETSEFGGIPIVPPAEGARNAFAAFYADVDDVVDLSRQVRERIESTPLAIGQTDGVAAGELVPAETVFTFDIDTCAPGAAAFFDASFDAGKVNLTVTSMHSAELGSTEYPSFFTKENAISPILGYAPRLELTVIAVDDADINGDGVLNIFDFLAFQNAFDAGQPLADFDGNCTLDIFDFLAFQNAFDAG, translated from the coding sequence ATGCCCCGCCCCGTGAACGCTGTCGCCTCCGCCGCCCTCCTGGCCCTGGCCGGCGCCACCTTCGCCCAGACTGGACCGATCTCGCTTTCCTTCGACGAGCCCGCCCGCGACCGCTGGAACTACCCCTTCAGCGCCTCCCCCGGCGTGCGGACCAACGCGAGCATCTTCGGCGCCACCGGCATCGAGGGCTTCGACGACCGCGACGCCCAGTTCGTGATCGGCTTCGACACGGCAAGCGAGATCCCCACCGGCTTGGGCGCTGGCGCCTTCCGCGTGGTCTCGGCCCGCGTGACGCTGGTGATCGACAACGACCTGCAGTTCGTCTACGACGATTCGGCCGACCCGCTGGCCAGCTTCTTCGACCCCGCCGACCCCGACTACGTCGAAGACACCTCCGCCGGCCGCCCCATCGAGCTTTACGCGACGGGCTACCGCAACGGCTTCACGATTGAAAGCTGGGAGGAAACTAGCGAGTTCGGCGGCATCCCCATCGTGCCCCCGGCCGAGGGCGCCCGCAACGCGTTCGCCGCGTTCTACGCGGACGTGGACGACGTCGTCGACCTATCGCGCCAGGTGCGCGAGCGAATCGAGAGCACGCCGCTGGCGATCGGCCAGACCGACGGCGTCGCGGCGGGCGAACTCGTGCCCGCCGAGACGGTGTTCACATTCGACATCGACACCTGTGCGCCTGGTGCCGCCGCATTCTTTGACGCCTCGTTCGATGCCGGGAAGGTGAACCTGACCGTCACGAGCATGCACTCGGCCGAGCTAGGGTCAACCGAGTATCCCTCCTTCTTCACCAAGGAGAACGCTATCAGCCCGATCCTGGGCTATGCCCCCCGGCTGGAGCTGACGGTGATTGCCGTGGACGACGCGGACATCAACGGCGACGGCGTGCTGAACATCTTCGACTTCCTGGCCTTCCAGAACGCCTTCGATGCCGGCCAGCCGCTTGCGGACTTCGACGGCAACTGCACGCTGGACATCTTCGACTTCCTGGCTTTCCAGAACGCCTTCGACGCCGGCTGA
- a CDS encoding biliverdin-producing heme oxygenase has protein sequence MQHPTTHTGASEAATGLAAALKDNTWDLHQEAESGDLQKRLVKGELGKHEYASHLGQLYLVHRALENCLDKAPCDHVKSLNSEDLNHTGKLEADLAFLSIDPADVQPVPATSSFVSWIEETAQEHPTALIGVQYVLEGSTNGNGYIAKKIGPALGLEEDGLRYLKSYGPAQRETWARFKSRLDTLDLSEESRQRVVAAARRTFEGVRDINQELLEVLAGHKKPAGA, from the coding sequence ATGCAACACCCCACCACCCACACCGGAGCGTCCGAGGCAGCCACCGGACTCGCCGCAGCGCTCAAGGACAACACCTGGGACCTGCACCAGGAGGCCGAGAGCGGCGACCTTCAGAAGCGCCTGGTCAAGGGCGAACTTGGCAAGCACGAGTACGCGTCTCACCTTGGCCAGCTCTACCTTGTGCATCGCGCGCTCGAGAACTGCCTGGATAAGGCACCGTGCGATCACGTCAAGTCCCTCAACAGCGAGGACCTGAACCACACAGGCAAGCTGGAAGCCGACCTGGCGTTCCTGTCGATCGACCCGGCCGACGTGCAGCCCGTGCCCGCGACCTCGAGCTTCGTGAGTTGGATCGAAGAAACCGCCCAAGAGCACCCCACGGCGCTCATCGGCGTGCAGTACGTGCTGGAGGGATCGACCAACGGCAATGGCTACATCGCAAAGAAGATCGGCCCGGCCCTGGGCCTTGAAGAAGACGGCCTGCGCTACCTCAAGAGCTACGGCCCGGCCCAGCGCGAGACGTGGGCACGCTTCAAGAGCCGGCTGGACACGCTGGACCTGAGCGAAGAATCTCGCCAGCGCGTGGTCGCCGCGGCCCGCCGCACGTTCGAGGGCGTACGGGATATCAATCAGGAACTGCTCGAGGTCCTGGCTGGCCACAAGAAGCCCGCGGGCGCGTAA
- a CDS encoding GC-type dockerin domain-anchored protein — protein MLQVDTGAPRARCWSWIGAAILLMFCCAAPAAAQDCEPAFAEGLFLPPGVSGDVRDAVVWDDGRGPALYLAGEFFSAGDTATTLVARWDGQTWESLTSITGSQLSGEEVNALAVFDDGGGPDLYAGGIFSRAGGLTATNIAKWDGRTWREVEGSLGQGINGRVDCMHVHADATGTALYVGGQFDRAGGVSASNIARWDGSEWSRLGSGFAAGVDAAVFAMETFDDGSGPDLYVGGAFTSVTGIGSARYIARWDGSAWSAVGSGADGGVRALRTIVADGRPYLYIGGAFQTIGGVSASLIARFDGNDWRPIGDGLEGSEVSDILPFDDGRGRVLFVGGSLDKPGSRGEDVGILGWDGQAWSAPNGGVSRFVRTLTEFQGRLVVAGRFEWTIDGGSMNHVATWGADGWQSLGNGFDPGTVQAFETFDSGEGPELFVGGHFASVAGRPAGAIARWNGSRWLPSPPALRSPGQTRVLDMLSFDDGSGPALYVSGDFTRAGNHAQAMNIARWDGRRWSVVGDGFNGIVDALLIHDDGNGPRLYAGGRFTASGNNTMLHVARWTGDQWEAVRAQGDEGINGEVYTMASWNGDLYVGGRFSAAGSVAASNIARWDGIRWTAVDSGVNGPVNALAIFDDGGSEALFAAGEFTDAGPLQAEGIARWDGAVWTDLDGGLDGEGNTLLVHDDGTGPALYVGGPFSGVGPVDDRIQAGGLAAWSDAGWRGVTDFVSGEILTLANHRDDDGQALWVGGRFGRIDGVVSARIARRSVCPDPCPADFDEDGSLTVFDFLAFQSAFALGEPAADLDLDGQLTLFDFLTFQSTFARGCS, from the coding sequence ATGCTGCAAGTCGATACGGGCGCGCCGCGCGCCCGGTGTTGGAGCTGGATCGGAGCTGCGATCCTCCTTATGTTTTGCTGCGCCGCGCCGGCGGCGGCACAGGATTGCGAACCGGCCTTCGCTGAGGGCCTGTTTCTGCCGCCCGGCGTGAGCGGAGACGTCCGGGATGCGGTCGTGTGGGACGACGGACGCGGCCCGGCGTTGTATCTCGCGGGCGAGTTCTTCTCGGCCGGTGACACGGCTACCACTCTCGTCGCACGCTGGGACGGGCAGACCTGGGAATCATTGACCAGCATCACGGGGAGCCAACTCTCGGGTGAGGAGGTCAACGCGCTCGCTGTCTTCGACGACGGAGGCGGCCCGGACCTCTATGCGGGGGGAATCTTCTCGCGGGCCGGCGGACTGACGGCAACGAACATCGCCAAGTGGGACGGTCGCACGTGGAGAGAAGTCGAGGGTTCGCTGGGACAGGGGATCAACGGACGCGTTGACTGCATGCACGTCCACGCCGATGCCACGGGCACCGCCCTGTACGTTGGCGGCCAGTTCGATCGGGCCGGAGGCGTTTCGGCGTCCAACATCGCCAGGTGGGACGGCTCGGAGTGGTCCCGCCTGGGGAGCGGTTTCGCCGCCGGCGTTGATGCGGCTGTGTTCGCGATGGAGACGTTCGACGATGGCTCGGGACCCGACCTCTACGTGGGCGGCGCATTCACGTCGGTGACCGGAATCGGCTCGGCTCGATACATCGCGCGTTGGGACGGCAGTGCGTGGTCTGCCGTAGGAAGCGGCGCCGATGGCGGCGTTCGGGCGCTCCGCACCATCGTAGCCGATGGTCGTCCATACCTGTACATCGGCGGCGCGTTCCAGACCATCGGCGGCGTTTCGGCATCGCTGATCGCGCGATTTGATGGGAACGACTGGAGACCCATCGGCGATGGACTCGAAGGCTCCGAAGTCAGCGACATCCTCCCATTCGATGACGGCCGCGGACGCGTCCTATTCGTGGGAGGCTCGCTCGACAAGCCCGGCTCGCGTGGCGAAGACGTGGGCATACTGGGCTGGGATGGCCAGGCTTGGTCGGCTCCCAATGGCGGCGTTTCGCGTTTCGTTCGAACGCTTACCGAGTTCCAGGGCCGACTCGTGGTCGCGGGACGCTTCGAGTGGACGATTGACGGCGGTTCCATGAACCACGTGGCAACCTGGGGAGCGGACGGGTGGCAATCGCTGGGCAATGGGTTTGACCCCGGGACCGTACAGGCATTCGAGACCTTCGATTCGGGCGAAGGCCCGGAACTCTTCGTAGGTGGCCACTTCGCGTCGGTGGCTGGGCGCCCGGCGGGCGCCATCGCCCGATGGAACGGCTCCCGATGGCTTCCCTCCCCACCGGCGCTGCGTTCACCGGGACAAACGCGGGTGCTGGACATGCTTTCGTTCGATGATGGCTCGGGCCCGGCGTTGTACGTGAGCGGAGATTTCACGCGAGCAGGCAACCATGCCCAAGCGATGAACATTGCTCGCTGGGACGGTCGGCGATGGAGCGTGGTTGGCGATGGCTTCAACGGCATCGTCGATGCGCTGCTCATCCATGACGACGGCAACGGCCCGCGCCTGTATGCAGGAGGGCGTTTCACGGCGTCGGGCAATAACACGATGCTGCATGTTGCCCGTTGGACGGGTGACCAGTGGGAAGCGGTCCGCGCCCAAGGGGACGAAGGCATCAACGGCGAGGTCTACACCATGGCCTCCTGGAACGGCGACCTATACGTCGGCGGGCGTTTCTCCGCCGCGGGGAGCGTCGCCGCATCGAACATCGCCCGCTGGGACGGAATTCGTTGGACGGCCGTGGACTCCGGCGTGAATGGGCCGGTCAACGCGCTGGCCATCTTCGACGATGGCGGTTCGGAAGCGTTGTTTGCCGCTGGCGAATTCACCGACGCCGGACCTCTGCAGGCCGAAGGTATTGCCCGCTGGGACGGCGCGGTGTGGACCGATCTGGATGGCGGTCTCGACGGCGAGGGCAACACGCTGCTCGTTCACGACGACGGCACCGGGCCGGCTCTGTACGTTGGCGGGCCGTTCTCGGGCGTCGGACCCGTGGATGATCGCATCCAAGCCGGAGGGCTTGCGGCCTGGTCCGATGCTGGATGGCGTGGCGTGACCGACTTCGTCAGCGGCGAGATCCTGACGCTGGCCAATCATCGGGATGACGACGGGCAGGCCTTGTGGGTGGGCGGACGGTTCGGACGGATCGACGGCGTCGTCTCGGCTCGCATCGCGAGGCGTTCGGTGTGCCCTGATCCATGTCCGGCTGACTTCGATGAAGACGGCTCGCTGACGGTGTTTGATTTCCTGGCGTTCCAGAGTGCGTTCGCCCTGGGTGAACCGGCCGCGGATCTGGACCTGGATGGTCAACTGACCTTGTTCGACTTCCTCACTTTCCAGAGCACGTTCGCTCGCGGTTGCTCGTAG
- a CDS encoding GC-type dockerin domain-anchored protein, producing the protein MMVRQMITRTTNHVAASLVAAAALIGSTPANGQDCEPGWVASVFCQPGTDDRINTTTSGVVGDGGNLLYIGGRFDSAGCTDAQSLAAWDGGAWAEVGGGVSGEVNAMVIFDDGSGPALYIGGGFTAAGGVAARNIARWDGTQWSALGGGIDGRVTELAVFDDGGGPRLYAAGSFDTIDGQRVNNIARWNGAQWEPVGTGVYSTTGPSRVGALHVFDDGSGPALYVGGSFSTAGGRSARSIARWNGFEWAPLGFGTSGDVEALEVFDDGTGPALYAGGEFQVMSGVLVENIARWDGAGWSPFGSGMEFGIYGEVYSLQAYEEAGTPTLAVGGNFIRAGGEPAANVARWTAFGWTSMGSGLDRTPGPAIVEDMIVHDDGAGADLFVVGTCDRAGGQVVRNIARWNGSAWGSEKVLQTSLDDAVAAFTVFDEGNGPRLFAGGDFEIGGAEPSRGVARWDGRVWTSVKEENVEGVEGIVRAVTVFDDGDGPALYVGGVFSRAGEREAMNVARWTGAQWEPVGEGLNGPVLALAVYDDGTGPALYAGGDFDRSIQDPLNHIARWDGSEWRPVEVDGVAGMNDFVSDMIVYDDGRGPGLFVTGSFNTAGEIDANRIVRWDGSAWTLLEGPMGQGLDRSGSGGLDGYALEVYDDGRGDALYVGGEFDLAGGRVVNRVARWDGADWEPLASPLGTGVGSGSVNALLSFNDGSGPKLYVGGLFQSAGGVTAGNIARWDGGRWEAMPTAAGSGLGTHTGSDVWALEAFDAGQGERLIAGGRFTRSSGSPTDYTAVWKGCPKACAVDFDGDGELTLFDFLEFSNAFHMGEPRADFDGDGLFTLFDFLLFSNDFDAGCP; encoded by the coding sequence ATGATGGTGCGACAAATGATCACACGCACAACGAATCACGTCGCCGCGAGCTTGGTCGCGGCAGCGGCCTTGATCGGCTCTACGCCCGCCAACGGCCAGGACTGCGAGCCAGGTTGGGTTGCGTCGGTCTTCTGCCAGCCCGGGACGGACGACCGCATCAACACGACTACCAGTGGCGTCGTCGGCGACGGGGGAAACCTCTTGTACATCGGCGGCCGGTTCGATTCGGCAGGCTGTACGGATGCACAATCCCTTGCCGCGTGGGACGGGGGCGCGTGGGCGGAAGTCGGTGGCGGCGTTTCCGGCGAGGTCAACGCCATGGTCATCTTCGACGATGGCAGCGGACCGGCGTTGTACATCGGCGGCGGCTTCACGGCTGCCGGCGGCGTGGCCGCTCGGAACATCGCCCGGTGGGACGGCACGCAATGGTCCGCCCTGGGGGGCGGCATCGATGGACGGGTGACCGAACTGGCGGTGTTCGATGATGGCGGTGGACCGCGCCTGTATGCCGCCGGTAGCTTTGACACGATCGATGGCCAGCGTGTGAACAACATCGCCCGCTGGAATGGCGCCCAATGGGAACCCGTGGGCACTGGCGTCTACAGCACGACCGGGCCATCCCGAGTGGGCGCCCTGCACGTGTTCGACGATGGAAGCGGACCTGCTCTCTATGTCGGTGGCAGCTTCTCGACCGCCGGAGGCCGTTCGGCCCGCAGCATCGCGCGATGGAACGGATTCGAGTGGGCGCCCCTTGGCTTTGGCACGAGCGGAGACGTTGAAGCACTCGAAGTCTTCGACGATGGCACCGGTCCGGCGCTGTACGCCGGTGGTGAGTTCCAGGTCATGTCCGGCGTGCTCGTCGAGAACATCGCGCGGTGGGACGGTGCTGGCTGGTCTCCTTTCGGCTCGGGCATGGAGTTCGGAATCTACGGCGAGGTCTATTCGCTCCAGGCTTATGAGGAAGCGGGCACGCCCACGCTCGCCGTGGGTGGCAACTTCATCCGCGCCGGCGGCGAACCTGCGGCCAACGTCGCTCGCTGGACCGCCTTCGGCTGGACTTCGATGGGCAGCGGGCTGGATCGGACCCCCGGCCCGGCCATCGTGGAAGACATGATCGTCCACGACGATGGCGCGGGCGCCGACCTGTTCGTCGTTGGCACCTGCGACCGCGCGGGCGGCCAGGTCGTTCGGAATATTGCCAGGTGGAACGGCAGCGCATGGGGCTCGGAGAAAGTCCTGCAAACTTCGCTGGATGACGCCGTCGCAGCCTTCACAGTCTTCGATGAGGGCAATGGGCCAAGGTTGTTCGCCGGCGGCGACTTCGAAATCGGCGGCGCCGAGCCGTCCCGCGGAGTCGCACGCTGGGATGGTCGCGTGTGGACCAGCGTGAAGGAGGAAAACGTCGAAGGCGTGGAGGGCATCGTCCGCGCTGTCACCGTCTTCGATGACGGCGACGGGCCGGCGCTCTACGTCGGTGGCGTCTTCTCCAGGGCCGGCGAACGCGAGGCAATGAACGTCGCGCGATGGACCGGTGCGCAGTGGGAACCGGTGGGCGAGGGACTCAATGGTCCCGTCCTGGCGCTGGCGGTTTATGACGATGGGACCGGCCCCGCGTTGTATGCGGGCGGCGACTTTGATCGGTCGATTCAGGACCCGCTCAACCACATCGCTCGCTGGGACGGTTCTGAGTGGCGACCCGTGGAAGTCGACGGTGTCGCAGGCATGAACGACTTCGTGTCGGACATGATCGTGTACGACGATGGCCGCGGGCCCGGCCTGTTCGTCACCGGCAGCTTCAACACGGCTGGCGAGATCGATGCCAACCGCATCGTGCGCTGGGATGGCTCCGCATGGACGCTCCTTGAAGGACCGATGGGCCAGGGCCTCGATCGCTCGGGCTCAGGCGGACTCGACGGCTACGCGCTCGAGGTGTACGACGACGGAAGAGGCGACGCACTCTACGTGGGCGGCGAGTTCGACTTGGCCGGGGGGCGCGTGGTCAACCGCGTGGCGCGATGGGACGGCGCCGACTGGGAGCCCTTGGCCAGCCCGCTGGGCACGGGCGTGGGTTCGGGAAGCGTCAACGCGTTGCTGTCTTTCAACGACGGCTCGGGGCCGAAGCTCTACGTAGGCGGCCTTTTCCAGTCAGCCGGCGGCGTTACGGCCGGCAATATCGCGCGGTGGGACGGCGGCCGCTGGGAAGCCATGCCAACGGCCGCGGGCTCGGGCCTGGGGACCCATACGGGCAGCGACGTGTGGGCGTTGGAGGCGTTTGACGCCGGCCAGGGCGAGCGGCTGATCGCTGGCGGCCGCTTTACGCGGTCTTCGGGGTCCCCGACCGACTACACGGCGGTCTGGAAGGGTTGCCCGAAGGCGTGCGCCGTCGACTTCGACGGTGACGGCGAACTCACGTTGTTCGATTTCCTCGAGTTCTCCAATGCGTTCCACATGGGCGAGCCACGCGCGGACTTCGATGGCGATGGCCTGTTCACCCTGTTCGACTTCCTCCTGTTTTCCAACGACTTCGATGCGGGGTGCCCGTGA